The Rhizobium etli 8C-3 genome has a segment encoding these proteins:
- a CDS encoding MBOAT family O-acyltransferase, with protein sequence MVFSSVIFIFVYLPLFLALYYACPARYRSYFILIGSYCFYAWWRVDLSLLMLATTAFNYCAALAVHGARTPQRRKLFLVATVVGDLALLFYFKYFNFFADSSAYLFNQGEPYSWSLPHVILPIGISFYIFHNISYVVDVYRRDLEPSRTFVDYAAFIAFFPHQIAGPVLRFSDLAEQFYGREHNWTKFNYGAMRFLTGLAKKVLIADSIAPVADAAFSIPNPTMAESWLGAIAYTLQLYFDFSGYSSMAIGLGMMVGFHFIENFDAPYRSVNITDFWRRWHISLSSWLRDYLYISLGGNRKGVGRTYFNLAATMVLGGLWHGANTTFLVWGAWHGLWLAVERYFKVSANAPFRISSWLFTMLLVVIGWVFFRAANMTDAMSMLGGMVGLNGFGLRSDFAWEFSNFGFLLLVVGVLTALGEPQLRRFFGLKTTKELGYVGGIDYPHVNPVLGVTATVLGLAAIVKLVADSDTPFLYFQF encoded by the coding sequence ATGGTCTTTTCGTCGGTCATCTTCATTTTCGTCTATCTGCCGCTGTTCCTCGCGCTCTATTACGCCTGCCCGGCCCGATACAGGTCCTATTTCATTCTGATCGGCTCCTATTGCTTCTATGCCTGGTGGCGGGTGGATCTTTCTCTGCTGATGCTAGCCACAACAGCTTTCAACTATTGCGCGGCGCTGGCGGTGCACGGGGCACGAACGCCGCAAAGGCGAAAACTGTTCCTCGTCGCGACCGTCGTGGGTGATCTCGCGCTGCTCTTCTATTTCAAATATTTCAACTTCTTCGCCGATAGCAGTGCTTATTTGTTCAATCAGGGAGAACCCTACAGCTGGTCCTTACCGCACGTCATCCTGCCAATCGGCATCTCCTTTTACATCTTCCACAACATCAGCTACGTCGTCGACGTCTACCGACGTGATCTCGAACCATCGCGGACCTTCGTTGATTATGCGGCGTTCATCGCCTTTTTTCCGCATCAGATCGCCGGTCCGGTGCTGCGCTTTTCCGATCTTGCCGAGCAATTCTATGGCCGTGAGCACAACTGGACGAAGTTCAACTACGGCGCGATGCGCTTCCTGACGGGACTTGCGAAAAAGGTGTTGATCGCAGACTCGATCGCTCCTGTCGCCGACGCGGCCTTTTCTATCCCTAATCCGACCATGGCGGAAAGTTGGCTCGGCGCGATAGCATACACGCTCCAGCTCTATTTCGATTTCTCCGGCTACTCGTCCATGGCGATCGGACTCGGCATGATGGTAGGCTTCCATTTTATCGAGAACTTCGACGCGCCCTACAGATCGGTCAACATCACGGATTTCTGGCGCCGCTGGCATATTTCTCTCTCGAGCTGGCTACGCGACTATCTCTACATATCGCTCGGCGGCAATAGGAAAGGCGTTGGGCGTACCTATTTCAACTTGGCGGCCACCATGGTTCTTGGAGGACTGTGGCACGGAGCAAACACGACCTTTCTCGTTTGGGGGGCTTGGCACGGCTTATGGCTCGCGGTGGAGCGCTATTTCAAGGTTTCGGCCAATGCGCCCTTTCGTATTTCCTCCTGGCTCTTCACTATGCTGCTCGTGGTGATCGGCTGGGTTTTCTTCCGGGCGGCCAATATGACCGATGCGATGAGCATGCTCGGCGGCATGGTCGGGCTGAATGGATTTGGTTTGCGCAGCGACTTTGCCTGGGAGTTTTCCAATTTTGGATTTCTGCTGCTGGTCGTCGGCGTTCTCACGGCGCTTGGTGAGCCGCAATTGCGCCGGTTCTTCGGACTGAAAACGACCAAGGAACTGGGGTACGTCGGAGGGATCGATTATCCGCATGTCAACCCGGTTCTGGGGGTTACCGCGACGGTTCTCGGATTGGCGGCCATCGTCAAGCTAGTGGCCGATAGCGATACACCTTTCCTCTATTTTCAGTTCTAA
- a CDS encoding alginate lyase family protein has product MPFELARHIAKNNGKKTCTVAPPAPVISLSLSSIYEDDDESHSTIDPQQKERYDKAISHTRQFAAFVTKYASNYTETDGNRLDAASCALKALDSWARADALSDLKTRQSYLSTTRIVAGAALAYVQVRPAAALLKFDTGPIEKWLGSLADRTIPVYTASGDRNSNKQNHRYWGGFAVTAVGVAIGRKEFLEFGFESYKLGVCQVTADGALPLELMRKKKARDYHLHAAGPLVMMASLLQANGYDALSQCDNGLERLAHFALGSIDDPSKMEMLAGEPQVNLPRDKNGLIRPDRIAWLDAYLHYYPEDRKVYGKLFEGPLFSSNLGGRVSVLYNLSERD; this is encoded by the coding sequence GTGCCCTTTGAATTGGCAAGGCACATCGCGAAGAACAATGGTAAGAAGACCTGCACGGTCGCCCCACCGGCACCGGTGATTTCACTCAGTCTTTCCAGCATCTATGAGGATGACGACGAGAGCCACTCGACGATCGATCCGCAACAGAAGGAACGCTATGACAAGGCGATATCCCATACGCGCCAATTCGCTGCATTCGTCACAAAGTACGCGAGCAACTATACCGAGACCGATGGTAACCGGCTGGATGCGGCAAGCTGTGCCCTGAAGGCGCTGGACAGTTGGGCGCGGGCCGATGCGCTTTCGGATTTGAAGACGCGCCAGAGTTATCTGAGTACGACGCGAATTGTGGCCGGCGCCGCCCTGGCCTATGTTCAAGTTCGCCCTGCTGCGGCGCTGCTCAAGTTCGATACCGGTCCCATCGAGAAGTGGCTTGGCAGTCTCGCCGACCGGACGATCCCTGTTTATACGGCATCGGGCGACCGCAACTCTAACAAGCAGAATCATCGATACTGGGGCGGGTTTGCCGTGACCGCGGTCGGAGTTGCAATCGGGCGCAAGGAGTTCCTGGAATTCGGCTTCGAGAGCTACAAACTGGGCGTTTGTCAGGTGACGGCCGACGGCGCGTTGCCACTCGAACTCATGCGCAAGAAGAAGGCGCGCGACTACCACCTTCATGCCGCGGGGCCTCTTGTGATGATGGCATCGCTTCTGCAGGCCAACGGATACGATGCGCTGTCGCAATGTGACAACGGACTGGAGAGGCTGGCGCACTTCGCCTTGGGTTCAATCGACGACCCGTCAAAGATGGAGATGCTGGCGGGAGAACCGCAGGTCAATCTGCCGCGCGACAAGAACGGCCTGATCCGTCCTGATCGCATCGCCTGGCTGGACGCCTACCTTCATTATTATCCAGAGGACAGAAAGGTTTACGGGAAGCTCTTCGAAGGGCCGTTGTTCTCCTCAAATCTCGGAGGACGCGTCAGCGTTCTCTACAACTTATCGGAACGAGACTGA
- a CDS encoding AGE family epimerase/isomerase, with translation MLDAEYSRALAAFSDEVALLRDWLYVNALPLWFEVGYDRQAGGFFERVGLDGTPCLEDNRRARVHPRQIYCFAAAGARNVLVDWRELIQHGFSWFERVYRRDDAFFGSVASPSGEMIDESFDLYNQAFAVFAFAQLALSVPEQKDAMEQKARALLATLKAEYAHPEAGFEEGRPVKLPLCSNPHMHLFEACLAWETMAADPIPWTALADEIASLAMTRFIDQETGALREFFDRDWTPFPGEMGRIIEPGHQFEWAWLLARWGIARNLPKAIVVAERLFEIGVEHGVCDERQVAFMGLYDDFSISDPVARLWPQTEWLKASALLAQISRGEQRTYYLRQAVKAGSALRRFLATDIPGLWYDKLPLCGQFVNEPAPASSFYHILCSIYEVDDTLKLLQ, from the coding sequence ATGTTGGACGCTGAGTATTCACGCGCCTTGGCCGCCTTTTCGGACGAGGTCGCTCTCTTGCGCGACTGGCTCTACGTCAACGCGCTGCCGCTATGGTTCGAGGTCGGCTACGACCGCCAGGCCGGAGGTTTCTTCGAAAGGGTCGGGCTGGATGGCACGCCTTGCTTGGAGGACAATCGACGAGCTCGGGTGCATCCGCGGCAGATCTATTGCTTTGCCGCGGCCGGCGCGCGCAACGTACTTGTCGATTGGCGCGAACTGATCCAGCACGGATTTTCGTGGTTTGAGCGCGTATATCGCAGGGACGATGCGTTCTTCGGTAGTGTCGCGTCGCCTTCGGGGGAGATGATCGACGAGAGCTTCGACCTCTATAATCAGGCCTTCGCTGTATTCGCTTTTGCCCAGTTGGCCCTGTCCGTCCCCGAACAGAAGGACGCGATGGAGCAAAAGGCGCGCGCCCTGCTCGCCACGCTGAAGGCGGAATATGCGCATCCGGAGGCGGGGTTCGAGGAAGGCCGCCCGGTCAAGCTGCCGCTGTGCTCCAATCCGCACATGCATCTCTTCGAGGCCTGCCTCGCCTGGGAGACGATGGCTGCTGATCCTATACCTTGGACTGCGTTGGCCGATGAGATCGCCAGTCTTGCGATGACGCGGTTCATCGATCAGGAGACTGGTGCGCTCAGGGAGTTCTTCGACCGCGACTGGACACCGTTTCCCGGTGAAATGGGGCGGATCATCGAGCCTGGTCATCAATTCGAATGGGCATGGCTCCTGGCACGCTGGGGGATTGCGCGCAACCTCCCGAAGGCAATTGTTGTCGCCGAGCGGCTCTTCGAAATCGGCGTCGAACACGGTGTCTGCGACGAGCGGCAGGTGGCCTTCATGGGACTATATGACGATTTTTCGATTTCTGATCCTGTCGCAAGGCTATGGCCGCAGACCGAATGGCTGAAGGCCTCCGCCCTTCTGGCCCAGATCAGTCGTGGCGAGCAACGGACCTATTATCTGCGCCAGGCAGTGAAGGCCGGGTCGGCATTACGCAGGTTCCTCGCCACAGACATTCCCGGACTCTGGTACGATAAGCTCCCCTTGTGCGGCCAGTTCGTTAACGAGCCTGCGCCTGCCAGCAGTTTCTACCACATCCTTTGCTCGATCTACGAAGTCGACGACACCCTGAAACTGTTGCAGTGA
- a CDS encoding phosphomannomutase produces MSLKFGTSGLRGLSVDLKGKPSFLYSAAFATFLLRNRIAKPGDRVLVGYDFRDSSPAIAANVKLALAAQGLQPIDCGNLPTPALAFYGIGAGAPSMMITGSHIPADRNGIKFYLPDGEIDKTHEQGISAIAQELADLEIPVCAAPVVGTDKAAEALALFMQRNRTLLPEKALSGMRVGVYQHSTVARDMMSVILRYYGAEVIDLGRSEVFIPVDTEAVSPQTVAVLQEWAAKFSLDSIVSADGDGDRPLIADETGMPINGDICGLIAARFLGADAIVTPITSNSGIETLGVRVIRTKVGSPFVIAGMQAALATSRGVVGFEANGGTLTASSFPVATGVLEPLPTRDSFLPILAVLATAAATGRELSKLKLDLGLPFTAADRLENFATERSAALMAWLRADDANLERFTAPLGQVSRISELDGLRLTLSNGRIVHFRPSGNAPEMRCYVEAGSPEETAQVLDTGLGLLRGFDAA; encoded by the coding sequence TTGAGCCTGAAATTTGGTACGAGTGGATTGCGCGGGCTATCTGTGGACTTGAAGGGGAAGCCCTCATTCCTCTATTCGGCAGCATTTGCAACCTTTCTGTTGCGGAACCGGATCGCGAAACCGGGCGATCGCGTTTTGGTCGGCTATGATTTCCGCGACTCCAGTCCAGCGATCGCCGCCAACGTTAAATTGGCCCTTGCTGCACAGGGCCTGCAGCCGATCGATTGCGGCAATCTGCCTACTCCCGCGCTTGCCTTTTACGGGATCGGTGCGGGCGCTCCGTCGATGATGATCACCGGCTCGCACATTCCAGCCGATCGCAACGGGATCAAGTTCTATCTGCCGGATGGGGAAATCGACAAAACCCACGAGCAGGGAATTTCGGCGATCGCGCAGGAGTTGGCCGATCTGGAAATTCCTGTCTGCGCTGCCCCAGTAGTAGGAACCGACAAGGCAGCAGAGGCCTTGGCGCTGTTCATGCAGCGCAACAGGACATTACTGCCTGAAAAGGCTTTGTCTGGAATGCGCGTCGGCGTCTACCAGCACTCGACCGTCGCCCGTGACATGATGAGCGTGATACTGCGGTACTACGGCGCCGAGGTAATCGATCTCGGCCGGTCGGAGGTCTTCATTCCGGTCGATACGGAAGCCGTCTCCCCGCAGACGGTCGCGGTGCTCCAGGAATGGGCGGCTAAATTCAGCCTCGATTCCATTGTCTCGGCGGACGGGGACGGCGATCGGCCGCTGATTGCCGACGAGACCGGCATGCCGATCAATGGCGACATTTGCGGTCTGATCGCGGCTCGCTTCCTCGGAGCCGATGCAATCGTCACGCCAATCACTTCCAATTCGGGCATTGAGACGCTGGGAGTGAGGGTCATCCGTACCAAGGTGGGTTCCCCATTTGTCATCGCTGGTATGCAGGCGGCGCTGGCGACGAGTCGCGGTGTGGTCGGTTTCGAGGCCAATGGCGGGACCTTGACCGCTTCCTCCTTCCCGGTGGCCACCGGCGTGCTGGAACCATTACCAACGCGTGATTCCTTCCTACCCATTCTGGCTGTACTCGCCACGGCGGCGGCTACCGGCCGGGAGCTGTCAAAGCTGAAACTGGATCTCGGTCTGCCGTTCACAGCTGCCGATCGGTTGGAGAACTTTGCCACAGAGCGGAGTGCCGCATTGATGGCCTGGCTGCGCGCCGATGACGCTAATCTTGAACGCTTCACGGCGCCGCTTGGGCAGGTTTCTAGGATCAGCGAGCTCGACGGACTGCGGTTGACTTTGAGCAACGGCAGGATCGTTCATTTCAGGCCGTCCGGGAATGCTCCGGAGATGCGCTGCTATGTCGAAGCCGGCAGCCCCGAGGAGACAGCGCAGGTGCTTGATACAGGGTTGGGATTATTGCGGGGCTTCGACGCAGCCTGA
- a CDS encoding alginate O-acetyltransferase AlgF yields MKRKIQAIRITLVLGAAVGISSTHVLANDAGLYDAPIPADKSLVRFLNVKLKDGVSLDFSGQKFDVDPVALSNYKLIANGSYKISDDSTSTEVKLEPGKFYTVAVGADGAGQQGIVVIPDKEVENPSKSALSFYNFSTKPANLSLLLNGDSKVLFKDLAPAAMASKELPVIDIGLAVSEGDRKVTELEKVSLTAKDRQNIVVVETPNGPTGFLAATGIDR; encoded by the coding sequence ATGAAACGCAAAATCCAAGCAATCCGTATTACGCTCGTCTTGGGAGCCGCCGTGGGCATCTCCTCGACGCACGTGCTGGCAAACGACGCCGGGCTCTATGATGCGCCGATCCCGGCTGACAAAAGCCTCGTTCGCTTCCTCAATGTGAAGCTGAAGGACGGGGTGAGTCTCGATTTCTCGGGTCAGAAGTTTGACGTGGATCCTGTCGCACTGTCGAATTACAAGCTGATCGCCAACGGCTCCTATAAGATTTCCGACGATTCGACCTCCACCGAGGTTAAGCTCGAGCCCGGCAAATTCTACACCGTGGCGGTCGGCGCGGACGGCGCCGGGCAACAAGGCATCGTTGTTATTCCCGATAAGGAGGTCGAAAATCCCTCCAAGTCAGCTTTAAGCTTCTACAATTTCTCGACAAAGCCGGCGAACCTGTCGCTGCTCCTCAACGGCGACAGCAAGGTGCTGTTCAAGGATCTTGCGCCGGCCGCCATGGCATCCAAGGAGCTGCCGGTCATCGACATCGGCTTGGCAGTCTCTGAGGGGGACAGGAAGGTCACCGAGCTAGAGAAGGTTTCTCTGACCGCTAAGGACAGACAGAACATCGTCGTCGTTGAGACCCCGAACGGTCCGACCGGTTTCCTGGCAGCGACGGGCATCGACCGATAA
- a CDS encoding tetratricopeptide repeat protein yields MGTRVGTSRVRKFHFNLSLVAAVAVVAASAGFATAVRADNPAIALDPPNLDYKAVCKPLTNQAVRVKLNRDWAKGSISDINLSSQDIVALALEYSRGSERVQKSLAVSEELLRAGLKKYPARRDIFVIPLARVLMENGSTIDELREAESYLLDAYGSGSTRAAFVLGQLYGDDGPSEIRDLTKSRFYLEKSALASDPQGMIEYARIITLDPQAADEEKKSAVTNALFGLVAQVKQGDCSALNQIGFLYLRGNLVSKEIETALKWLEVFAKTGDPKTAQNLAELYRSNQIDQIDIQKSMTYLKQAADGGMSSAQFSLGKAYATGISVPQDLALAVKYLGAAAEAGLRPADEWLARVYSGEFGGDRHDAKAKTYFERAMQAPDHSEDVPVQYGEFLASSGASKDDLEKALKILQAAAAAGSSDASDEIGNIYLEMGRKDPNYLNKAMQFFSEAAAAGNSDGAAKLAGMFACGQGAPISVELANDWRHKAAIFGSVYSTYVTGLNMLTKADEADRAKGRVYLQQAAFKGSPDAIGYVVARWEAGTNSFEQNPGAAQRLLLFVSSLQDKEQQRLAQLSIISNRFDVATKLSEKLVQIASLDPVIETGDSDALMLKAQLLQRAGQATPMTLNDIYKRLAEMGDPRGMREYGKILLADLSQDSAAGRAWLQKAADAGDFKAKISLVEPGDPNALQDLAKMTAAGEACSVDAIVNVARVYSTLPDPQAKTLARYWLSLAESMSDQDADDLYVVGAAFRDGVDGVDNRAKAEGFFLRSYALGRISVLRDLAEGHLQGMWTVSSIEKAKEELLTLYGSGDKDAANKLISEIADERIASTPAEVNELLMFLGPDISAPGKYLLKISRLNIDGKLGSRDDAMAIRWLTVSAGAGEPNAMYRLYQAYFFGNGAAKDTTKAFDWLTRSAEAGNSKAARELAVAYKVGVVGLDPDAGKAAYWDSRYKTLSTGQ; encoded by the coding sequence ATGGGCACGAGAGTGGGGACTAGTAGAGTGCGCAAATTTCATTTTAATCTATCTTTAGTCGCTGCTGTCGCGGTCGTGGCCGCTTCGGCCGGGTTTGCGACCGCAGTGCGGGCCGACAATCCAGCAATCGCGCTCGACCCTCCGAATCTTGATTACAAGGCTGTGTGCAAGCCTCTAACCAATCAAGCGGTGCGCGTGAAACTCAATCGGGATTGGGCGAAAGGCTCGATCAGCGACATTAACCTGTCATCGCAGGATATCGTTGCGCTTGCCCTCGAATACAGTCGGGGCAGTGAACGGGTGCAGAAGTCGCTTGCCGTGTCCGAAGAACTCTTGCGCGCCGGCTTGAAGAAATATCCGGCTCGCCGCGACATCTTCGTCATTCCGCTCGCACGCGTGCTGATGGAGAACGGCTCAACTATCGACGAACTTCGGGAAGCGGAGTCCTATCTACTAGACGCCTATGGTTCGGGCAGCACTCGTGCGGCTTTCGTGCTGGGCCAGCTCTATGGCGACGATGGCCCGAGCGAGATACGTGATCTGACCAAGTCGCGCTTCTACCTAGAAAAGTCGGCACTGGCATCTGACCCGCAGGGGATGATCGAATATGCGCGCATCATCACTCTCGACCCGCAGGCTGCGGACGAGGAGAAGAAGAGTGCGGTGACCAACGCCCTTTTCGGACTCGTGGCTCAGGTCAAGCAGGGCGATTGCTCGGCACTGAACCAGATCGGCTTTCTCTATCTGCGCGGCAACCTCGTCAGCAAGGAGATCGAAACCGCGCTCAAGTGGCTGGAAGTCTTCGCTAAGACCGGTGATCCGAAAACGGCGCAGAACCTAGCCGAACTTTACCGCTCGAACCAGATCGACCAGATCGACATCCAGAAGTCCATGACCTACCTCAAGCAGGCGGCGGACGGCGGCATGTCTTCGGCGCAGTTCAGCCTCGGCAAGGCTTATGCGACCGGCATCTCCGTGCCACAGGACCTCGCACTGGCCGTGAAGTACCTAGGCGCGGCCGCCGAGGCCGGGCTTCGCCCGGCAGACGAGTGGTTAGCGCGAGTCTACTCGGGGGAATTCGGCGGTGACCGCCACGACGCGAAGGCGAAAACCTACTTCGAGCGCGCCATGCAGGCCCCGGACCATTCGGAAGATGTGCCTGTGCAATATGGCGAGTTTCTCGCGAGCAGCGGTGCCTCAAAGGACGATCTCGAGAAGGCGCTGAAGATACTGCAGGCTGCTGCTGCAGCTGGCTCCTCCGATGCCAGTGACGAGATCGGCAATATCTACCTGGAGATGGGCAGGAAGGATCCCAACTACCTGAATAAAGCCATGCAGTTCTTCAGCGAAGCTGCCGCGGCCGGGAATTCTGACGGTGCGGCGAAACTCGCCGGAATGTTTGCCTGCGGACAGGGCGCGCCGATCTCAGTGGAATTGGCAAACGACTGGCGCCATAAGGCGGCGATCTTCGGATCGGTCTATTCGACATATGTTACAGGCCTGAACATGCTGACCAAGGCGGACGAGGCTGACCGCGCCAAGGGGCGCGTCTATCTCCAGCAGGCGGCCTTCAAGGGCAGCCCAGATGCAATCGGTTATGTCGTCGCCCGCTGGGAGGCCGGTACCAACAGCTTTGAGCAGAATCCGGGAGCTGCGCAGCGCCTGCTCCTTTTCGTCTCTTCGCTGCAGGACAAGGAGCAGCAGCGCCTGGCGCAGTTGTCGATCATCAGCAACCGCTTCGACGTCGCGACCAAGCTCAGCGAGAAGCTCGTCCAGATTGCCTCCCTCGATCCGGTGATCGAGACAGGTGACTCGGATGCACTGATGCTGAAGGCCCAACTCTTGCAGCGAGCCGGGCAGGCGACGCCGATGACGCTCAACGACATCTACAAGAGACTTGCCGAAATGGGCGATCCGCGAGGCATGCGTGAATATGGCAAGATCCTTCTGGCGGACTTGTCGCAGGACTCAGCAGCCGGGCGCGCATGGCTGCAGAAGGCGGCCGATGCCGGTGACTTCAAGGCGAAGATCTCACTCGTCGAGCCCGGCGACCCGAACGCGCTGCAAGATCTGGCAAAGATGACCGCCGCGGGCGAGGCGTGCTCCGTCGATGCCATCGTTAACGTGGCTCGTGTTTATTCGACATTGCCCGATCCCCAAGCCAAGACCTTGGCACGTTATTGGCTGTCGTTGGCCGAGAGTATGTCTGATCAGGATGCCGACGATTTGTACGTGGTGGGCGCAGCATTCCGCGACGGCGTAGACGGCGTGGACAACCGTGCCAAGGCAGAAGGCTTCTTCCTACGTTCCTATGCGCTCGGACGCATCTCCGTCCTACGGGACTTGGCCGAAGGCCATCTTCAGGGCATGTGGACCGTTTCCTCCATCGAAAAGGCCAAGGAAGAGCTGCTTACGCTCTATGGCTCCGGCGACAAGGATGCAGCTAACAAGCTGATCAGCGAGATCGCCGACGAACGCATCGCGTCGACGCCGGCCGAAGTGAACGAGCTACTGATGTTCCTCGGGCCGGACATCAGCGCTCCGGGCAAGTATCTGCTGAAGATCTCGCGCCTCAATATCGACGGTAAGCTGGGGAGCCGGGACGATGCCATGGCCATCCGTTGGTTGACAGTTTCGGCTGGGGCCGGAGAGCCAAATGCCATGTATCGCCTTTACCAAGCCTATTTCTTCGGCAACGGCGCGGCAAAGGATACCACCAAGGCATTCGACTGGCTGACCAGATCGGCGGAAGCCGGCAACTCTAAGGCTGCCCGAGAGCTGGCCGTCGCTTACAAGGTCGGCGTTGTCGGATTGGACCCCGATGCTGGCAAAGCTGCGTATTGGGACAGCAGATACAAGACGCTGTCCACGGGGCAGTGA
- a CDS encoding tetratricopeptide repeat protein, translated as MKKMMSLSKALMVGTMAISAAACTTSPRFAYDDAKAQIGYEKAGFKSRRDPEQLLAFAAQHAKAQEDVVRYNRAYANLVRGRGKSQEAYAAFERAALAGDASSGRRLVKGHLDGVYRPANVPMIAHSVYLPLTAEKSDANTRLLLAHLLDSGEIGGQEFRTADAWLEEAAAAGASKAFRELAERAEKSGNVALASDYYYRAEKTSKADRALRQARVYYLGLEGAPNPKLGHAWLELARKLDKQGAGQLAARIYRTTLGGRDGSYLISVATTAGVNILSREQLLEAYRSAKTNAERAKILEPLKAAARNSDPNASYELAAIYISTRGEPSEINSLLVKAHSKGKPEALDLMISQLMRAEAGNKAADILFDGVVKAAQKGSVEAARSLSSLYRIGGFKAANREESRTWLQRAADAGDAKSQYELGVDLYENGGNPQSKQMALQYLNMAAGQGDLFALTYLKSKT; from the coding sequence ATGAAGAAGATGATGAGTTTGAGTAAGGCGCTGATGGTGGGAACCATGGCGATCTCAGCGGCCGCGTGCACGACTTCGCCGAGGTTTGCTTATGACGACGCCAAGGCCCAGATCGGTTACGAGAAGGCGGGCTTCAAGTCGCGCCGTGATCCGGAACAGTTGCTGGCCTTTGCCGCGCAGCATGCGAAGGCACAGGAAGACGTAGTCCGGTACAACCGCGCCTATGCCAATCTGGTGCGCGGTCGCGGCAAGAGCCAGGAGGCCTATGCCGCTTTCGAGCGCGCTGCACTTGCCGGCGACGCCAGCTCCGGTCGCCGCCTCGTCAAGGGACATCTCGACGGGGTCTATCGTCCGGCAAACGTCCCTATGATCGCCCATTCGGTCTATCTGCCGCTGACAGCAGAAAAGTCCGACGCAAACACCCGGCTGCTCCTGGCGCATTTGCTTGACAGCGGCGAGATCGGGGGCCAGGAATTTCGCACCGCGGACGCTTGGCTCGAAGAAGCTGCGGCCGCGGGTGCTAGCAAGGCATTCCGCGAGCTGGCCGAACGGGCTGAGAAGTCCGGCAATGTCGCGCTTGCCTCAGATTACTATTATCGGGCGGAAAAGACGTCGAAGGCTGATCGTGCCTTGCGTCAGGCGCGGGTTTACTATCTCGGCCTCGAGGGCGCCCCCAACCCGAAGCTTGGTCACGCCTGGCTCGAACTGGCGCGTAAGCTCGACAAGCAGGGCGCTGGCCAGCTGGCTGCGCGCATCTATCGCACCACCTTGGGCGGGCGTGATGGCTCTTACCTGATCAGCGTTGCTACGACCGCAGGCGTCAACATCCTGTCGCGAGAACAATTGCTGGAAGCCTATCGCAGTGCCAAGACCAATGCGGAGCGGGCGAAGATCCTCGAACCGCTGAAGGCAGCGGCGCGTAATAGCGATCCCAATGCGTCCTATGAACTGGCCGCCATCTACATCAGCACGCGCGGTGAGCCGAGCGAGATCAACAGCCTCCTCGTCAAGGCCCATTCCAAAGGCAAGCCTGAGGCGTTGGACCTGATGATCTCGCAGCTGATGCGTGCGGAAGCCGGGAATAAGGCCGCGGACATCCTGTTCGACGGTGTCGTCAAGGCTGCGCAAAAAGGCAGTGTCGAGGCCGCCCGATCGCTAAGCTCGCTTTACCGCATCGGTGGGTTCAAGGCTGCCAATCGCGAAGAGAGCCGCACGTGGCTGCAGCGGGCAGCCGACGCGGGCGACGCCAAGTCGCAATACGAACTCGGTGTCGATCTCTACGAGAACGGTGGCAACCCGCAATCCAAGCAGATGGCGCTGCAATATCTCAACATGGCAGCTGGACAAGGTGACCTCTTCGCCCTGACCTATCTCAAATCCAAGACGTGA